One segment of Mycoplasmopsis glycophila DNA contains the following:
- the rpoB gene encoding DNA-directed RNA polymerase subunit beta: MEQKKYINRKFGPKTVRRDYSVTKHSLDLFDILATSKESFELFINKKIQECLQEVYPIEAANKQVRLDYVKNSLKLELPFKKLTSESEEIKKCKAKGTNFSVKVYATLRREITETGEVRLDDVLIGEIPYMTSGGSFIINGSEKVIVSQLIRSPGAYYGLGVRNKQSDDLFNKLEILPRIGSWLEVSHKVTSSSIDTVKVKVDKNKNINLATFLGSFGFTAQNIQELFGNSDLLQETLRKDKIISNDELTDEEKVDQCQEELFRGLRKGDRISEEAKRSLIPGILFDKKRYNLSLTGRHMLNKKLSLVDRITNTYLAEDLVTKTGELLVQKGTFIDIKLAKEIQGFFETGVLSSEKIPGINPEFVYHKLINNNKDLKKRIKIIKIKVYPTRKQMEAGLEPVLVIGNDPKSVEQHLLISDIVAAINYYFNLIEGIGQDDDPDSLTNKRIVSVGELLEGQLSVALTKLEKITRERMGAKEPDKVTAKNVTNNKLVTNQMKTFFNTSKLSQFMDQINPLAEVSNKRRVTSLGPGGLNRDTAQFEVRDVHSTHYGRICPIETPEGPNIGLILNYATFAKVDDLGFLKTPYFKVNNGVVDYNDVRYLTAAEEIGYSFAQSSVKVDDNNKITVPTLTVRRDYNYIIASPSEVDFIEVSSKQIVSVAAAAIPFLENDDANRALMGSNMQRQAVPLLQAEAPLVATGIEADIAKYSSYNIVAKNSGEVTFVDGSKIHIKYPSPKEPDKFITDKYTLRNFERSNQGTLIQQRPIVEVGQKVEKGDLLVDGSSFKDGEMALGKNLLIGFSTWNGYNYEDAVIINERLVKDDVFTSIHIEEQTIQFRSSRAGDDKLTPNIPNVSKYALRHLDEQGIVRVGSEVVPGDVLVGRTSPKGEENPSQEEKLLMAILQQKSSNEKDTSLKVKNGHNGTVIHVEVLSRDKGDVLDEGIDKIVKVSIAQKRKIKVGDKVAGRHGNKGVISIVLPEEDMPYLEDGTPLDVMLNPQGVPSRMNIGQILELHLGMAARKLGVKFVTPSFDGVKKPDIEAALEEAGLDKSGKQILIDPITGRKFDKPISVGVMYMLKLNHMVDDKMHARSVGPYSLITQQPLGGKSQNGGQRFGEMETWAIESYGATNVLQEILTYKSDDISGRNALYSALVAGKELPHPGIPESFNVLSYELKGLGMKLDVTEDTQDLEELDVDLYQYLDGGESYE, from the coding sequence ATGGAACAAAAAAAATATATTAACCGTAAATTCGGACCAAAAACAGTGAGAAGAGATTATTCTGTAACAAAACATTCTCTTGATTTGTTTGATATTTTAGCGACAAGCAAAGAAAGCTTTGAACTTTTTATCAACAAAAAAATTCAAGAATGTTTACAGGAAGTATATCCTATTGAAGCTGCTAATAAACAAGTTCGTTTAGACTATGTTAAAAACTCACTTAAACTTGAGTTACCTTTCAAAAAACTAACAAGTGAAAGTGAAGAAATTAAAAAATGTAAAGCTAAAGGAACAAACTTTAGTGTGAAGGTATATGCTACTTTAAGAAGAGAGATTACCGAAACTGGAGAGGTTCGTTTAGATGATGTTTTAATTGGTGAAATTCCTTATATGACATCAGGTGGTAGTTTTATCATCAATGGATCAGAAAAAGTTATTGTATCTCAATTAATTCGTTCACCTGGTGCTTACTATGGACTTGGTGTTCGTAATAAACAATCTGATGACCTTTTCAACAAGTTAGAAATTTTACCAAGAATCGGATCATGATTGGAAGTATCTCACAAAGTTACTTCTTCATCAATCGATACTGTTAAAGTAAAAGTTGATAAAAACAAAAACATTAATTTAGCAACTTTTTTAGGATCGTTTGGTTTTACAGCTCAAAATATTCAAGAACTATTTGGTAATAGTGATCTTTTACAAGAAACACTCAGAAAAGATAAAATTATTAGCAATGATGAATTAACAGACGAAGAAAAAGTTGATCAATGTCAAGAAGAATTATTTAGAGGACTTAGAAAAGGTGATCGTATTTCAGAAGAAGCTAAAAGATCACTTATTCCTGGAATTTTATTTGATAAAAAACGTTACAACCTTTCATTAACAGGTCGTCACATGCTTAATAAAAAGTTATCACTTGTAGACCGTATAACAAATACTTATTTAGCAGAAGATTTAGTTACTAAAACAGGTGAATTACTTGTTCAAAAAGGAACTTTTATTGATATCAAACTTGCTAAAGAAATTCAAGGTTTCTTTGAAACTGGTGTTTTAAGTAGTGAAAAAATTCCTGGAATCAATCCAGAATTTGTTTACCACAAACTTATTAACAACAATAAAGATCTCAAAAAACGTATTAAGATTATTAAAATTAAGGTTTATCCAACAAGAAAACAAATGGAAGCTGGTTTAGAGCCTGTTTTAGTAATCGGAAATGATCCAAAATCTGTTGAACAACATTTATTAATTTCAGATATTGTTGCAGCAATTAACTATTACTTCAACTTAATTGAGGGAATTGGACAAGATGATGATCCAGACTCACTTACAAACAAACGTATTGTTTCAGTTGGTGAGCTTTTAGAAGGGCAATTATCTGTAGCTTTAACTAAACTTGAAAAAATTACCCGTGAAAGAATGGGAGCTAAAGAACCAGATAAAGTTACAGCTAAAAACGTAACAAACAACAAATTGGTTACAAACCAAATGAAAACATTCTTTAACACTTCAAAACTTTCACAATTCATGGATCAAATTAACCCGCTTGCTGAAGTTTCTAACAAACGTAGAGTTACATCACTTGGACCTGGGGGTCTTAACCGTGATACTGCGCAGTTTGAAGTTCGTGACGTTCACTCAACTCACTACGGAAGAATTTGTCCAATCGAAACTCCTGAAGGACCAAACATCGGACTTATTCTTAACTATGCTACTTTTGCAAAAGTAGATGATTTAGGTTTCCTTAAAACACCTTACTTTAAAGTTAATAATGGTGTTGTAGATTATAATGATGTTAGATATTTAACAGCTGCTGAAGAAATCGGTTATTCATTCGCTCAATCATCAGTTAAAGTTGATGATAATAATAAAATTACTGTTCCTACACTTACAGTAAGAAGAGACTATAACTATATTATCGCTTCACCTTCAGAAGTTGATTTTATTGAGGTTTCATCAAAACAAATTGTTTCAGTTGCAGCTGCTGCAATTCCTTTCCTAGAAAATGACGATGCCAACCGTGCACTTATGGGTTCAAACATGCAACGTCAAGCTGTTCCGCTTTTACAAGCTGAAGCACCACTTGTTGCAACAGGTATTGAAGCTGATATTGCTAAATATTCTTCATACAATATTGTTGCCAAAAATTCAGGTGAAGTTACCTTTGTAGATGGTTCAAAAATTCATATTAAATATCCTTCACCTAAAGAACCAGATAAATTTATTACTGACAAATATACTTTAAGAAACTTCGAAAGAAGCAACCAAGGTACATTAATTCAACAAAGACCAATTGTTGAAGTTGGGCAAAAAGTTGAAAAAGGTGATTTATTAGTTGATGGTTCATCATTTAAAGATGGTGAAATGGCACTTGGTAAAAACTTATTAATTGGATTTTCAACATGAAACGGTTATAACTATGAGGATGCTGTTATTATTAATGAACGTTTAGTTAAAGATGATGTATTTACTTCAATTCACATTGAAGAACAAACAATTCAATTTAGAAGCAGCAGAGCCGGGGATGATAAATTAACTCCAAATATTCCAAACGTTTCAAAATATGCATTAAGACATTTAGATGAACAAGGTATCGTAAGAGTTGGTTCTGAAGTTGTTCCAGGTGATGTTCTTGTTGGTAGAACTTCTCCAAAAGGTGAAGAAAACCCTTCACAAGAAGAAAAATTATTGATGGCTATCCTTCAACAAAAATCTTCAAATGAAAAAGATACATCATTAAAAGTTAAAAATGGACACAACGGAACTGTTATTCATGTTGAAGTTTTATCACGTGATAAAGGTGACGTTTTAGATGAAGGTATCGATAAAATTGTTAAAGTGTCTATCGCTCAAAAACGTAAAATTAAAGTTGGTGATAAGGTTGCTGGACGTCATGGTAACAAAGGGGTTATCTCAATTGTTTTACCAGAAGAAGATATGCCATATTTAGAAGATGGAACACCACTTGATGTTATGCTTAACCCACAAGGGGTTCCTTCACGTATGAACATTGGGCAAATTCTTGAATTACACCTTGGAATGGCTGCTAGAAAATTAGGTGTGAAATTCGTAACACCAAGCTTTGATGGGGTTAAAAAACCAGATATTGAAGCTGCTTTAGAAGAAGCTGGACTTGATAAATCAGGAAAACAAATTTTAATTGACCCAATTACAGGTAGAAAATTTGACAAACCTATTTCAGTTGGGGTGATGTACATGCTTAAACTTAACCATATGGTTGACGATAAAATGCACGCACGTAGTGTTGGACCATATTCTCTTATTACACAACAACCTCTTGGAGGAAAAAGCCAAAACGGGGGACAAAGATTCGGGGAAATGGAAACATGAGCGATTGAATCTTATGGAGCAACAAATGTGCTACAAGAAATCCTTACTTATAAATCAGATGATATTTCAGGAAGAAATGCTCTTTATAGTGCATTAGTTGCTGGAAAAGAACTTCCACACCCTGGAATTCCAGAATCATTTAATGTTCTTAGTTATGAACTTAAAGGATTAGGAATGAAACTTGATGTAACAGAAGATACACAAGATTTAGAAGAATTAGATGTTGATCTTTATCAATACTTAGATGGAGGAGAAAGTTATGAATAA
- a CDS encoding DUF4256 domain-containing protein has product MNKAEFITLLETRILSKQIVELDIWAQIKTQIEQDEKIFETLWKMEEIGGEINLIPFNDHYLFVDTFLKPKKERTSVCYNEHFRLKRKKFQPANSAYEIAQSVGADLLDEFEYEALQNYFELDLTTSVWLKTPFHLLDAGIALFGDRKSSRTFIYHNGPDSYYANRSFRLKKAIYL; this is encoded by the coding sequence ATGAATAAAGCTGAATTTATTACACTTTTAGAAACAAGAATTTTATCTAAACAAATTGTCGAACTTGATATTTGAGCACAAATCAAAACTCAAATCGAGCAGGATGAAAAAATTTTCGAAACACTTTGAAAAATGGAAGAAATTGGCGGAGAGATTAACCTTATTCCATTTAACGATCATTATTTATTTGTAGACACTTTTTTAAAGCCTAAAAAAGAACGAACATCAGTTTGCTACAATGAACATTTTAGATTAAAACGTAAGAAATTCCAGCCTGCAAATAGTGCTTACGAAATAGCACAGAGCGTTGGTGCTGATTTACTTGATGAATTTGAATATGAAGCTTTACAAAATTATTTCGAACTTGATTTAACTACTTCTGTTTGACTTAAAACGCCATTTCATCTTTTAGATGCAGGTATTGCACTTTTTGGAGATCGAAAGAGCTCACGAACCTTTATTTACCATAATGGGCCTGATTCTTATTATGCAAACCGTTCGTTTAGACTTAAGAAAGCTATTTACCTTTAA
- the pgmB gene encoding beta-phosphoglucomutase, with product MLKGFVFDLDGVITDTAILHYQSWKQMVAKLGIDYTEADNEKLRGLPRKDTLIAILKLYNYDYSELDLDHICEEKNELYKKLLTTEINENSILPGVKNFLDQAKSHGIKLAIASSSFNAPVILEKLKIKDYFDFIVNPGTVKHGKPAPDIFIAAAHGLGLDVSECIGFEDAIAGVKGIKDANMVAVAITNEDPSEFAIADLILKSTSELDYDKVAHLVK from the coding sequence ATGCTTAAAGGTTTTGTTTTTGATTTAGATGGAGTTATTACAGATACAGCTATCTTACATTATCAATCTTGAAAACAAATGGTAGCAAAGCTAGGGATTGATTACACAGAAGCTGATAATGAAAAATTAAGAGGTTTGCCTAGAAAAGACACTCTGATCGCTATCTTAAAACTTTACAATTATGATTATTCAGAGTTAGATTTAGATCATATTTGTGAAGAAAAAAATGAACTTTATAAAAAATTATTAACAACAGAAATTAATGAAAACTCAATTCTACCTGGTGTTAAAAACTTTTTAGACCAAGCAAAAAGTCATGGAATTAAATTAGCTATCGCATCAAGTAGCTTTAACGCTCCTGTGATTTTAGAAAAATTAAAAATTAAAGATTACTTTGATTTTATTGTGAATCCAGGAACTGTTAAACACGGAAAACCAGCACCAGATATTTTCATTGCAGCAGCTCACGGATTAGGGCTAGATGTGAGTGAATGCATCGGTTTTGAAGATGCTATTGCTGGAGTTAAAGGAATCAAAGATGCAAATATGGTGGCTGTTGCTATTACAAATGAAGATCCATCAGAATTTGCAATTGCTGACTTAATCTTGAAATCAACATCAGAGTTAGATTACGATAAAGTTGCACATTTAGTTAAATAA
- a CDS encoding DNA-directed RNA polymerase subunit beta': MNNFNNNDPKDISKLINKITLSLATNDDILEWSNGEVKKPETINYKSYKPEKDGLFDELIFGPTTDYKCPVCGTKYKKSDENLICSKTPACEKYKPQILPKITRRSRMGHIKLHNPVVHFWFFKIDHSIISKLLGLRVHDSNKQVTKADLEKLIYYKSHIVLDSGELKSLKKNTIIDINDAANIYEAALEEMLNNYEKDTDEYEDIETALNELRDYAVSKIGKDFGIDFYQYNDIIHEYSNAKIGTGSQSIAYLLENINLEEEALAVQAEIDIINSQGEDEGLTSTKIQDRQKLYKRLTVINSFIKSGQKPTSMLIYNLPVIPADLRPLVQLDGGRHSTSDVNELYRRIIIRNNRLEKWNESDAPMLIKQNEYRMIQEAVDALIDNARKKPSPVTSKDSHPLKSISDALTGKKGRFRQNLLGKRVDYSGRSVIVVGPTLKMYEVGIPRDMAAKLFEPWIIKELIKGEESITSVKSAKKLIENLNPIIWPYVEKAIDGRPVLLNRAPTLHRLSIQAFQPVLIRGKAIKLHPLVTTAFNADFDGDQMAVHVPISDQAVREAKELMLASKNILGPKDGEPIINPSQDMILGLYYLTIEKAGAKGEGNFYANYDDMMLAYERGYITLHTRVVLPVKSLNKESISSNTSEPYLISTVGKFILNNAFPTDFPFVFGKYVSVNYKTNPDGSVKTIEKEMIHTSEHDLDRYTLPYGANFKEEIANMQPNLALTKKDIAKIVRKVYENYVAVVTMEDIAEVIQNVTQINYEDNFQECAELIDYKGEQISTSHARIINKLIKEAFSRLAFNTPKNQLPESFQWDVDQYTKALDDVWFNYSNYVASILDKIKNLGFAFSTISGTTISMNDITTLETTKEKIQKGEKYIDELKKFFENGWLTDDERYNLVIQKWTEVKDSIEKDLKEVTKSDLDNPLFMMFTSGARGNSSNFTQLAGMRGLMQNNTKVLKADAENDRVVRSTVEIPVKSSFLDGLSAYEFYSSTHGARKGLTDTALNTAKSGYLTRRLVDVAQGIVVREEDCGSDFGFVVKDIKDTKTDTVIESLTERIEGRFTNSAILDDQGNVVVEGNTFITPEIANKIVNEYGKKEVEIRSVLSCHTKNGVCKRCYGKDLASNRIVNIGEAVGVVAAQSIGEPGTQLTMRTFHTGGVAGVEDITGGFGRLIELIDAYDFPWGRPAIISKVYGTVTSIVPAKDKSGKDTDVMLVTIETQVNAKQKENIIESGKVSQKLRVKVGDRVVPGQKIFEGPVILNDLLKYADTRAVQNYLLKEVQRLYRLQGITISDKYIEIIIRQMLSKIMITDPGDSNFFTGSLVDTFVYQRENGKLLAQGKRPAFGEVKIRGAKQTPLLSDSFLAAASYQETAKILVNSSIAKRVDHLEGLKENIILGLKIPAGTNSNFELKGKYDIRDPRSYFAPMAYSNNNETFEPMELMDFEELTENGEYYDQIDEMSNLQYDMDDVSYDGMEDFD, encoded by the coding sequence ATGAATAATTTCAATAACAATGATCCAAAAGACATTAGTAAATTAATCAATAAGATTACTTTATCATTAGCAACAAATGATGATATTTTAGAATGATCTAATGGAGAGGTTAAAAAACCTGAAACAATTAACTATAAATCTTATAAACCAGAAAAAGATGGATTATTTGATGAATTAATTTTCGGTCCTACAACAGACTATAAATGTCCTGTTTGTGGTACTAAATACAAAAAAAGTGATGAAAATTTAATTTGTTCTAAAACTCCTGCTTGTGAAAAGTATAAACCTCAAATTCTTCCAAAAATTACACGTAGAAGTAGAATGGGACACATTAAATTACACAACCCAGTTGTTCACTTCTGATTCTTCAAAATTGATCACTCAATTATTTCAAAACTTTTAGGTTTAAGAGTCCACGATTCAAATAAACAAGTAACTAAAGCGGATTTAGAAAAATTAATTTACTATAAATCACACATTGTTTTAGATAGTGGAGAATTAAAATCATTAAAGAAAAATACAATTATTGACATTAACGACGCTGCTAATATTTATGAAGCTGCATTAGAAGAAATGTTAAATAATTATGAAAAAGACACAGACGAATATGAAGATATCGAAACAGCTTTAAATGAACTTAGAGATTATGCTGTTTCTAAAATCGGGAAAGATTTCGGGATTGATTTTTATCAATACAACGATATCATTCACGAATATTCAAATGCTAAAATTGGAACAGGTTCACAGTCAATTGCTTATCTTTTAGAAAATATTAATTTAGAAGAAGAAGCACTTGCTGTTCAAGCGGAAATTGATATTATCAATTCACAAGGTGAAGATGAAGGATTAACTTCAACTAAAATTCAAGATCGTCAAAAACTTTACAAACGTTTAACAGTTATTAACTCATTTATTAAATCAGGTCAAAAACCAACAAGTATGCTTATTTACAACTTACCTGTTATTCCTGCTGATTTACGTCCACTTGTTCAACTTGATGGTGGAAGACACTCAACAAGTGATGTTAATGAACTTTACCGTCGTATTATTATCAGAAACAATCGTTTAGAAAAATGAAATGAATCAGATGCTCCAATGCTTATCAAACAAAATGAGTATCGTATGATTCAAGAAGCTGTTGATGCTTTAATCGATAATGCACGTAAAAAACCATCACCAGTTACATCAAAAGACTCACATCCTTTAAAATCAATTTCAGACGCCCTTACAGGTAAAAAAGGACGTTTCCGTCAAAACCTTTTAGGAAAACGTGTTGACTATTCAGGACGTAGTGTTATTGTTGTTGGGCCAACTTTAAAAATGTATGAAGTAGGTATCCCAAGAGATATGGCTGCCAAACTTTTCGAACCTTGAATTATTAAAGAATTAATTAAAGGTGAAGAAAGTATTACTAGTGTAAAATCAGCTAAAAAATTAATTGAAAACCTTAACCCAATTATTTGACCATACGTTGAAAAAGCAATCGATGGAAGACCAGTTCTTTTAAACCGTGCTCCTACATTGCACCGTCTTTCAATTCAAGCTTTCCAACCAGTTTTAATTCGTGGTAAAGCAATTAAATTACACCCACTTGTAACTACAGCTTTCAACGCTGACTTCGACGGGGATCAAATGGCTGTTCACGTTCCAATTTCAGATCAAGCTGTTCGTGAAGCTAAAGAGTTAATGTTAGCTTCAAAAAACATTTTAGGACCAAAAGATGGAGAACCTATCATTAACCCTTCACAGGATATGATTTTAGGTCTTTACTACTTAACAATTGAAAAAGCTGGAGCCAAAGGTGAAGGTAACTTCTATGCAAACTATGATGATATGATGTTAGCTTACGAAAGAGGCTACATTACACTTCATACACGTGTAGTTTTACCTGTTAAATCATTAAATAAAGAATCTATTTCATCAAATACAAGTGAGCCATACTTAATTTCAACTGTTGGTAAATTTATTCTTAATAATGCTTTCCCTACTGATTTCCCATTTGTTTTTGGTAAATACGTTTCTGTAAATTACAAAACAAATCCAGATGGATCAGTTAAAACTATTGAAAAAGAAATGATTCATACTTCAGAACATGATTTGGATAGATACACTCTACCATATGGAGCGAACTTTAAAGAAGAAATTGCTAATATGCAACCAAATCTTGCTCTAACTAAAAAAGATATCGCTAAAATTGTTCGTAAAGTATATGAAAACTATGTTGCTGTTGTAACAATGGAAGATATTGCTGAAGTAATCCAAAACGTTACTCAAATTAACTATGAAGATAACTTCCAAGAATGTGCAGAATTAATTGATTATAAAGGCGAGCAAATTTCAACCTCACATGCAAGAATCATCAACAAGTTAATTAAAGAAGCATTCTCAAGATTAGCTTTCAACACTCCTAAAAATCAATTACCTGAAAGTTTCCAATGAGACGTTGATCAATATACTAAAGCACTTGATGATGTTTGATTTAACTACAGTAACTATGTTGCATCAATTTTAGATAAAATCAAAAACCTTGGATTTGCCTTTTCAACAATTTCGGGTACAACAATTTCGATGAACGATATTACTACACTTGAAACAACTAAAGAAAAAATTCAAAAAGGTGAAAAATATATCGATGAACTTAAGAAATTCTTCGAAAATGGTTGATTAACAGATGATGAACGTTATAACTTAGTTATTCAAAAATGAACAGAAGTTAAAGATTCGATTGAAAAAGATCTTAAAGAAGTTACAAAATCAGATTTAGATAACCCATTATTTATGATGTTCACCTCAGGAGCACGTGGAAACTCATCTAACTTTACACAGCTTGCTGGTATGCGTGGACTTATGCAAAACAACACCAAAGTACTTAAAGCCGATGCGGAAAACGACCGTGTTGTTCGTAGTACTGTTGAAATTCCTGTTAAATCTTCATTCCTTGATGGACTTAGTGCATATGAATTCTATTCATCAACCCACGGGGCTAGAAAGGGACTTACAGATACTGCGCTTAACACTGCTAAATCAGGATACTTAACACGTAGATTAGTTGACGTTGCGCAAGGTATTGTTGTACGTGAAGAAGATTGTGGCAGTGACTTTGGTTTTGTAGTTAAAGATATTAAAGATACAAAAACTGATACAGTTATTGAATCGCTTACCGAAAGAATTGAAGGTAGATTTACTAACTCAGCTATTTTAGATGATCAAGGAAATGTTGTTGTTGAAGGTAACACATTCATTACACCTGAAATTGCTAACAAAATCGTGAATGAATACGGTAAAAAAGAAGTTGAAATTCGTTCAGTGCTTTCATGTCATACTAAAAACGGAGTATGTAAACGTTGCTACGGAAAAGACCTTGCTTCAAACCGTATTGTTAACATCGGTGAAGCTGTTGGGGTTGTTGCGGCTCAAAGTATTGGGGAACCTGGAACCCAGCTTACCATGCGTACATTCCACACCGGAGGGGTTGCTGGGGTAGAAGATATTACAGGTGGGTTCGGTAGACTTATCGAGCTTATCGATGCTTACGATTTCCCATGAGGACGTCCTGCAATTATTTCTAAAGTTTATGGAACAGTTACATCAATTGTGCCTGCTAAAGATAAGTCAGGAAAAGATACAGATGTAATGCTTGTTACAATTGAAACTCAAGTTAATGCAAAACAAAAAGAAAACATTATCGAAAGTGGTAAAGTTTCACAAAAACTTAGAGTTAAAGTTGGTGACAGAGTTGTACCTGGACAAAAAATCTTTGAAGGACCAGTTATCCTTAACGATTTACTTAAATATGCAGATACTCGTGCTGTTCAAAATTACTTATTAAAAGAAGTTCAACGTTTATACCGTTTACAAGGTATTACAATTTCAGATAAATATATTGAAATCATTATTCGTCAAATGCTTTCAAAAATTATGATTACAGATCCAGGAGACTCTAACTTCTTCACAGGAAGTCTTGTTGATACTTTTGTATATCAAAGAGAAAATGGAAAATTACTTGCTCAAGGTAAAAGACCTGCCTTTGGTGAAGTTAAGATTAGAGGGGCTAAACAAACGCCATTACTTAGTGACTCATTCCTTGCTGCTGCTTCATATCAAGAAACAGCTAAGATCTTAGTTAACAGTTCTATCGCAAAACGTGTAGACCACCTTGAAGGACTTAAAGAAAACATTATCCTTGGACTTAAAATTCCTGCTGGAACTAACTCAAACTTTGAGTTAAAAGGTAAATACGACATTAGAGATCCAAGATCATACTTTGCTCCAATGGCATATTCAAACAATAACGAAACTTTTGAACCAATGGAATTAATGGATTTCGAAGAACTTACAGAAAATGGTGAATACTACGATCAAATCGATGAAATGTCTAATTTACAATACGACATGGACGATGTTTCATACGATGGAATGGAAGATTTCGATTAA
- a CDS encoding dUTP diphosphatase, producing MNLQMIFDMQKALDEKINLKRKTNHPNLTHKEIEIQKNLALIVEAGEFVNEVQSFKYWKMNKNIDQSAIKEEFADLLHFLVTFGYEHKVDSYIEPKIVSNDINVQFQELFVAIAKLMQEINHDHIKHIFEIALGSFVMLGYDYGDLFEAYFFKNQKNYQRLKNNY from the coding sequence ATGAATTTACAAATGATTTTCGATATGCAAAAAGCATTAGATGAAAAAATTAACCTTAAAAGAAAAACCAATCATCCTAATTTAACTCATAAAGAAATTGAAATCCAAAAGAACCTTGCTCTTATAGTGGAAGCTGGTGAGTTTGTCAATGAAGTACAAAGTTTTAAATATTGAAAAATGAATAAAAACATTGATCAAAGCGCTATTAAGGAAGAATTTGCTGACTTACTACACTTTCTTGTGACTTTTGGATATGAACACAAAGTTGATTCTTATATTGAACCAAAAATTGTTTCTAATGATATTAATGTCCAATTTCAAGAGCTCTTTGTAGCAATTGCAAAATTAATGCAAGAGATTAATCACGACCATATTAAACATATTTTTGAAATTGCATTAGGTAGCTTTGTAATGCTCGGGTACGATTATGGCGATCTTTTTGAAGCTTATTTTTTCAAAAATCAAAAAAACTATCAAAGGTTAAAAAATAATTATTAA
- a CDS encoding M42 family metallopeptidase, translating into MDKKYEKLAGRLAKYMSIEAISRFEEPVVEELKSSLNSGAFEVSRDKLGSVIFYKKSKHPNAPKVMIAAHMDEVGYMVREIKDNGNILVTTIGGVWPTVVIGTKAIVVSAKLGKRYEGVFGHTSIHILEREKVSKAITADELFVDLGFVSRKEVEEAGIEIGDKIFMTGETVHFANNIIGGKAMDNRAGVTSLEAIAKNVENLDLPCDVYFVGTVQEEVGTRGAKTSVAILNPDVAFALDTGAAHDTTGAKPGTPSLGKGVSILVKDGGTLPDPKLVDLLMNISKEKEIPAYKYVAGGGGTDAAELQFAPGGASVTTISLPQRYLHSPIGLCSLVDIQAAIDLLTEFLKSFSNEKYDSISYK; encoded by the coding sequence ATGGATAAAAAATATGAAAAATTAGCAGGTAGACTAGCTAAATATATGTCAATTGAAGCTATCTCTCGTTTTGAAGAACCTGTTGTAGAAGAATTAAAAAGCAGCTTAAATTCAGGTGCTTTTGAAGTTTCGAGAGATAAATTAGGTTCAGTAATTTTCTACAAAAAATCAAAACACCCTAACGCTCCAAAAGTTATGATTGCAGCACACATGGATGAAGTTGGGTACATGGTAAGAGAAATTAAAGATAACGGGAACATTTTAGTTACTACAATTGGTGGAGTTTGACCAACAGTTGTAATTGGAACAAAAGCTATTGTAGTTTCGGCTAAATTAGGAAAAAGATATGAAGGTGTATTTGGACATACTTCAATTCACATTTTAGAACGTGAAAAAGTATCTAAAGCAATTACAGCTGACGAGTTATTCGTTGATTTAGGATTTGTTTCTAGAAAAGAAGTTGAAGAAGCGGGGATTGAAATTGGCGACAAAATTTTCATGACAGGTGAAACAGTTCATTTTGCTAACAACATTATTGGTGGAAAAGCAATGGACAACCGTGCTGGAGTTACATCATTAGAAGCGATTGCTAAAAATGTTGAAAATTTAGATTTACCTTGCGATGTTTACTTTGTCGGAACAGTGCAAGAAGAAGTTGGAACAAGAGGTGCTAAAACTTCAGTTGCGATTTTAAATCCAGATGTTGCTTTTGCACTTGATACAGGTGCTGCACATGATACAACCGGAGCAAAACCAGGAACTCCTTCTTTAGGAAAAGGTGTAAGCATTTTAGTTAAAGACGGTGGAACATTACCTGATCCAAAATTAGTTGATCTTTTAATGAACATTTCAAAAGAAAAAGAAATTCCTGCTTATAAATATGTAGCTGGTGGCGGAGGAACAGATGCTGCTGAACTTCAATTTGCGCCTGGTGGAGCAAGTGTTACTACAATTTCTTTACCACAAAGATATTTACACAGTCCAATTGGATTATGTTCATTAGTTGATATTCAAGCTGCAATTGATCTTTTAACAGAATTTTTAAAATCATTTTCAAACGAAAAATACGATTCAATTTCATATAAATAA